The Panicum hallii strain FIL2 chromosome 9, PHallii_v3.1, whole genome shotgun sequence genome has a window encoding:
- the LOC112874160 gene encoding uncharacterized protein LOC112874160 isoform X1, with amino-acid sequence MSHPGKFVSVNLNRSYGQPAPSSHHGGGGRPSRPAVAGGGHGGGMVVLSRPRGGGSSLAKPQPPKLSVPPPLNLPSLRKEHERFDGAGAAAGGGVASAPPRSGGPAAGWTKPAPASEKPPGSAALPGGAARPPSYGFVEKTVVLRGEDFPSLKAAVAPPTPPQPAQRQKDTDGARLATPEARPGSLAMRPQGTPSRATEPLASAGGLGAGGRASAERLQKPDLGPLPMVRLRYDSEWADDERDTGLSLPERDSRERGFGRTEAMVPGRDLYGAVREPFKKEPFGRDVAATNKEAVQDGLWRSPMSNQHDRDRTDGRPYSGGRGSSVQLYRESIAAGGSKDMWNNNREPPMRANGQNGVEQFGTTRVGETASDRFGDSSNNWPRLNSFQNNVGSKAQPFATNKGPLINDPVAKFGREKRHTGSPVKPLIEDGGFDSISAVSLTAIKKKKEAAKPADFHDPVRESFEAELDRILRVQEQERQRVMEEQARAREIARKQEEERERLIREEEERQRLVEEQAKQAAWQAEQERLEAARRAEEQRIAREEEKKRIALEEERRREAAHKKLLELEARIARRQAESNIGSARGGQLTVNDELTPGDFKDRDLPCSANFGGRKDIDRISEHINTSAPLESSSVNRYNETVPRVHTLDGHSSLIDRENAYYGSRAAFPEQENAHHSPRRDPFAARRGNFPKKDLNDGFGNVSVRPSSRGRTTDSPWAMEDFRHEKVPRWDGTREIDRFDKQSDFDTELFNSDRFGDAAWLPSSSHESPNAQQGDRMFQSPDFNEFSAFTRPRYSMRQPHVPPPPTVTSVNRSSVGASAQRLNSSFMDGGMGENSGRDDEQIMQGQYGSAYQEASRHRGIRPDHINEHQIEDRKSPVLGSQSSLSVSSPPSSPPHVSHDEMDVSGDSPALPTSADGERTMLSDNDHAVLTLDAASASRIAALGVSHLEDDEWSSENNDVRQKQDEYDEDDESYQEDEINEADGENLDLDDEFLEEQNTPVELEPVILGFDEGVQVEIPSNSELELASMRSAERTIGVHLSSGVAEQDDASGSVVHSDPVTEAEKTLQALTLDRVNALTEDSNGKRSSSLVTPASSSQLPQASSAAAIMSSASAVVGQNEVPVSLQFGLFTGPPLIPTPVPAIQIGSIQMPIHLHNQINPSLAHIRPSTTPLYQFGQLRYGRPIAPSAHSQAIPPAYSSVPAQHTLNQNASSVLPELMDQDTHQNVPNQGVSSTFINKSAAPTAKLPLVMGDSNSQYLSTSANNQTAAAEGSHGQVDSQPIGGTTPSERDQDLSLNRNCKPTSDNIESSQFGLEGRVLNGPKAPGAVSAGRGRRYGYAVKDINMRSTGSVVDPSHKDPRGGFQRRTRRNVRRTEFRVRENVEKNQSEASESFAHGEQDERPYSNGTARDFPVRNANRKELDTNKSSRINEGNDHSASFRSTHKAPYERSHGGNKKSRTGAIPEGDTTLLQAGAVRVVKQQGIEVPVDADGFIEVRSKRHIMSVRREQREKENRSKMRMTKAPRKQHNSLQSSVAPNVNKRTATLGGEVAKKVSLDSAITIEGRIADYTESTVANNSMNPIGPPSTSAETHTNCYTNHFYRTIQIQASSDLVTSSPSAKLVSGLSEDNNKGTSINTPFNMVSWDNSQMNQQVMPLTQTQLEEAMRPAKFEQQAGSSFSLESNNALPPTVTTEKAFPSSASPINSLLAGEKIQFGAVTSPTMLPTVSRTVSSGLGAPGSSRPDMKIDRGLPSENSGPDKVNSKELCPNTEDVEAEAEAAASAVAVAAICTDDGSPADATTASAPDNKSFSSKDLSGLTSGAGAITGQASQSSTEEPLSVALPADLSVDTPSMSLWPPLASPQASGPMLSQFPGAQPSHFSCFDMNTILGGHIFAFGPSDESAGSQGQHPQRSNAVPSAPLGAWPQCHSGVDSFYRPPTGFAGPFITPGGIPGVQGPPHMVVYNHFAPVGQFGQMGLGFMGATYIPGDKQPDWKQNQGTPVVGVSQSDPNNQNMVSGQVNPPSVPTPVQHLRPTSIMPIPSPLTMFDIAPFQASTDIQMQTCWPHMPVPPLHSVPLSVPLQQHPVEGTAAQQFVHTVPVDNKASTNNRFQEPSASTAPSDGSKTFPNAAAAQFTDGLGLVEQPTSSNSSSQTVQPSSFGQAGVISNEVSTSAKVMVRATPLKVNPGTVAGVASNPNGCQVTNMPSKTHQSSLSSDQQYHHPVNNQDRRARATQKTGTSNEWQRRSGYQGRNQGSGSDRGPGTGRMKQIYVAKPSATSGHAPSG; translated from the exons atGTCGCACCCCGGCAAGTTCGTCTCCGTCAACCTCAACCGATCCTACGGCCAGCCCGCCCCCTCCTCccaccatggcggcggcggccgcccctcccgccccgccgtcgccggcggcggccacggcggGGGCATGGTGGTGCTCTCCCGCCCGCGCGGGGGCGGCTCCTCCCTcgccaagccgcagccgccaaaGCTCTCCGTCCCGCCGCCGCTGAACCTCCCGTCGCTACGCAAGGAGCACGAGCGCTTCGACGGCGCAGGTGCCGCGGCGGGGGGCGGGGTCGCCTCGGCTCCGCCCCGATCCGGCGGACCTGCCGCCGGTTGGACCAAGCCGGCCCCGGCGTCTGAGAAGCCTCCAGGCTCCGCGGCGCTCCCCGGCGGGGCCGCCAGGCCACCATCCTATGGCTTCGTGGAGAAAACAGTCGTCTTGCGAGGGGAGGACTTCCCGTCCTTGAAAGCAGCTGTCGCTCCGCCAACACCTCCGCAGCCTGCGCAGCGGCAGAAGGACACTGATGGGGCACGGCTTGCCACACCTGAGGCGCGGCCTGGGTCCCTTGCGATGCGGCCGCAGGGAACGCCCTCGCGCGCCACTGAGCCACTGGCCTCTGCTGGCGGATtgggagctggtggacgtgcTTCTGCGGAGAGGCTGCAGAAGCCTGATCTGGGGCCGCTTCCGATGGTCCGGCTCAGGTATGATTCTGAGTGGGCTGATGACGAGCGTGACACAGGGCTCAGCCTTCCAGAGCGGGACAGCAGGGAGAGGGGATTTGGCAGGACTGAGGCCATGGTTCCAGGACGCGACCTTTACGGGGCAGTGAGGGAGCCCTTCAAAAAGGAGCCATTTGGGAGAGATGTGGCTGCAACAAATAAAGAGGCTGTCCAGGACGGGTTGTGGCGATCTCCTATGTCAAATCAACACGATAGAGATCGAACAGACGGCCGACCATATAGTGGAGGCAGAGGAAGCAGTGTACAATTGTATCGGGAAAGCATAGCTGCCGGAGGCTCCAAGGATATGTGGAATAATAATAGGGAGCCTCCTATGCGTGCCAATGGACAGAATGGGGTCGAACAATTTGGAACCACACGTGTTGGGGAAACTGCCAGTGACCGTTTTGGTGACAGTTCAAATAATTGGCCTAGGTTGAATTCTTTCCAGAACAATGTTGGTTCGAAGGCGCAGCCTTTTGCTACTAATAAAGGGCCTTTAATTAATGATCCGGTGGCAAAGTTTGGTAGGGAGAAGCGGCACACTGGTTCCCCTGTTAAACCTTTAATAGAAGATGGTGGTTTTGATAGCATTTCTGCCGTTAGTTTGACTGCAATAAAGAAGAAAAAAGAAGCAGCCAAACCAGCTGATTTTCATGACCCAGTAAGGGAGTCGTTTGAGGCAGAGCTTGATAGGATATTGAGGGTACAGGAGCAGGAAAGACAACGGGTAATGGAAGAACAGGCAAGGGCCAGAGAAATTGCCCGGAAGCAAGAGGAGGAGCGGGAGAGGCTGATAAGAGAAGAGGAGGAGAGGCAGCGTCTGGTGGAGGAACAGGCAAAGCAGGCTGCTTGGCAGGCTGAGCAAGAGAGGCTGGAAGCTGCCAGAAGAGCTGAGGAGCAAAGAATCGCCAGGGAGGAGGAAAAGAAGAGAATTGCCTTGGAGGAGGAGCGGCGTAGGGAGGCAGCACATAAAAAACTCCTAGAGTTAGAGGCAAGAATAGCTAGGAGGCAAGCGGAATCAAACATTGGTAGTGCAAGAGGCGGGCAACTTACTGTCAATGATGAATTGACTCCTGGAGACTTCAAGGATAGGGATTTGCCATGCTCTGCTAACTTTGGTGGCAGAAAGGATATCGACAGAATAAGCGAACACATCAATACCTCGGCTCCACTGGAGTCCTCTAGTGTCAACAGGTACAATGAGACAGTTCCAAGGGTGCACACTCTGGATGGACACTCTTCACTTATTGACAGAGAAAATGCATACTATGGTTCAAGGGCTGCTTTTCCAGAACAAGAGAATGCTCATCACAGTCCACGGCGTGACCCTTTTGCTGCAAGGAGGGGAAATTTCCCTAAGAAAGATCTTAATGATGGATTTGGGAATGTGTCGGTTAGGCCATCTTCAAGAGGTCGAACAACTGACTCTCCTTGGGCAATGGAAGACTTCCGTCATGAAAAGGTTCCACGGTGGGATGGAACTAGGGAGATTGACCGTTTTGACAAGCAATCTGACTTTGACACTGAGCTTTTTAACAGTGACAGGTTTGGAGATGCGGCTTGGCTGCCTAGTAGTTCTCATGAAAGCCCCAATGCTCAACAAGGAGATAGGATGTTTCAGAGTCCTGATTTTAATGAATTCTCTGCTTTTACCAGACCCCGTTACTCTATGCGACAACCACATGTTCCCCCACCACCAACTGTGACCTCAGTGAACAGAAGTTCAGTCGGTGCTTCTGCTCAACGTCTCAATTCATCCTTCATGGATGGTGGGATGGGAGAGAATTCTGGTAGAGATGATGAGCAAATTATGCAGGGTCAGTATGGAAGTGCATACCAAGAGGCATCTCGCCATCGTGGGATACGACCTGACCACATTAATGAACACCAAATCGAGGATAGAAAAAGCCCTGTATTGGGTTCACAATCTTCTCTTTCTGTTTCAAGCCCTCCTAGCTCACCTCCACATGTTTCACATGACGAGATGGATGTATCTGGCGATTCGCCTGCATTGCCGACTTCTGCTGATGGTGAACGAACAATGCTATCTGACAATGACCATGCAGTGCTGACTCTAGACGCAGCCAGTGCAAGCAGAATCGCTGCATTAGGAGTGTCCCACTTGGAGGATGATGAATGGTCAAGTGAAAACAATGATGTTAGGCAAAAACAGGATGAATACGATGAAGACGATGAGAGCTACCAggaagatgaaatcaacgaaGCTGATGGTGAGAACCTAGACTTGGACGATGAGTTCTTGGAGGAGCAGAATACACCCGTAGAACTGGAACCAGTTATACTTGGATTTGATGAGGGTGTGCAGGTTGAAATTCCCTCAAATAGCGAACTTGAACTAGCTTCTATGAGGAGCGCTGAAAGGACAATTGGGGTACATTTAAGCTCAGGTGTTGCAGAGCAAGATGATGCCAGTGGTTCAGTTGTCCATTCTGACCCTGTTACTGAAGCAGAGAAAACACTGCAGGCATTGACTCTTGATCGTGTAAATGCCCTGACAGAAGACAGTAATGGAAAGCGATCCAGTAGCTTAGTGACACCTGCTTCAAGTTCCCAGTTACCTCAGGCATCTTCAGCAGCTGCTATTATGTCGTCAGCTTCAGCAGTAGTTGGGCAGAATGAAGTACCTGTTAGCCTCCAGTTTGGTTTGTTTACAGGGCCTCCTCTAATACCAACTCCGGTTCCAGCCATCCAGATTGGTTCCATACAGATGCCAATCCATCTCCACAACCAGATTAACCCATCCCTGGCCCATATACGCCCTTCAACAACCCCTTTATATCAGTTTGGCCAGTTGAGGTATGGCCGCCCTATTGCTCCAAGTGCACATTCTCAGGCCATCCCACCTGCATATTCTTCTGTACCAGCTCAGCATACATTGAATCAGAATGCTTCCAGTGTTCTACCTGAGTTAATGGATCAAGATACACACCAGAATGTTCCAAATCAGGGAGTCTCATCTACCTTTATCAATAAATCAGCAGCACCTACAGCCAAGCTTCCACTTGTAATGGGCGATTCAAATTCTCAGTATCTCAGCACTTCTGCAAACAACCAGACAGCTGCTGCGGAGGGATCTCATGGCCAGGTGGACAGCCAGCCTATTGGAGGTACAACTCCCAGTGAGAGGGATCAGGATCTCTCTTTGAACAGGAATTGCAAACCTACCTCCGACAACATAGAATCTTCTCAGTTCGGTTTGGAGGGGAGAGTCTTGAATGGTCCAAAGGCTCCAGGTGCTGTCTCTGCTGGAAGGGGGAGGAGATATGGATATGCTGTTAAAGACATTAACATGAGATCAACTGGTTCAGTTGTTGACCCTTCTCATAAAGATCCCAGAGGAGGATTCCAGAGGCGGACTCGTAGGAATGTAAGAAGAACTGAGTTTAGAGTTCGGGAAAACGTCGAGAAGAACCAAAGCGAAGCTTCTGAGTCATTTGCCCATGGTGAACAGGATGAGAGGCCATACTCCAACGGAACAGCAAGAGATTTTCCAGTGAGAAATGCTAACAGAAAGGAACTTGATACAAATAAGTCATCCAGGATAAATGAAGGAAATGATCATAGTGCCTCATTTAGAAGCACACACAAGGCTCCTTATGAAAGATCACATGGTGGGAACAAGAAATCCAGAACAGGTGCTATTCCTGAAGGAGATACTACCTTGTTGCAAGCTGGAGCTGTGCGTGTTGTTAAGCAGCAAGGTATTGAGGTCCCTGTTGACGCAGATGGCTTCATTGAAGTAAGGTCCAAGAGGCACATCATGAGTGTCAGGCGAGAACAGAGGGAGAAGGAAAATAGATCCAAAATGAGGATGACAAAG GCTCCCCGCAAACAGCATAATTCTCTACAGAGTTCGGTTGCTCCTAACGTGAATAAACGGACTGCTACTTTGGGTGGAGAAGTTGCAAAGAAAGTTTCTTTGGATTCTGCCATCACAATAGAAGGAAGGATTGCTGACTATACTGAATCAACAGTTGCTAACAATTCTATGAACCCCATTGGGCCACCTTCAACCAGCGCAGAAACTCATACAAACTGCTACACCAATCA CTTTTACAGGACTATCCAAATCCAGGCATCCTCTGACTTGGTCACCTCCAGTCCTTCTGCAAAGCTTGTGAGTGGCTTATCGGAAGACAACAATAAAGGGACATCCATCAATACTCCATTTAACATGGTTTCCTGGGATAATTCACAAATGAACCAGCAG GTTATGCCATTAACTCAAACACAACTTGAAGAAGCTATGAGACCAGCTAAATTTGAACAGCAGGCTGGTTCCAGCTTTTCTTTGGAGTCCAACAATGCATTGCCTCCAACAGTAACCACAGAAAAGGCGTTCCCTTCATCTGCTAGTCCTATTAACTCCCTTCTGGCTGGCGAGAAAATTCAATTTG GGGCAGTAACGTCACCAACCATGCTACCCACAGTCAGCCGAACTGTTTCAAGTGGTCTTGGAGCTCCAGGTTCATCTAGGCCTGATATGAAGATTGATCGAGGCTTGCCTAGTGAGAACAGTGGTCCTGATAAGGTGAATTCTAAGGAATTATGTCCCAATACAGAGGATGTGGAAGCAGAAGCTGAAGCAGCTGCTTCTGCTGTGGCTGTGGCAGCTATTTGTACTGATGATGGGTCTCCAGCTGATGCAACTACAGCATCTGCTCCAGACAACAAGAGCTTTAGCAGCAAGGATCTTAGTGGGTTAACATCAGGAG CAGGGGCAATAACAGGCCAAGCCAGTCAATCATCCACGGAAGAGCCGCTCTCAGTTGCTCTTCCTGCAGACTTATCAGTTGATACTCCATCCATGTCCCTTTGGCCTCCTCTAGCCAGTCCACAAGCATCAGGGCCAATGCTTTCTCAGTTTCCTGGTGCACAGCCATCCCACTTTTCCTGCTTTGATATGAATACGATTTTAGGAGGGCACATTTTTGCATTTGGGCCGAGTGATGAATCTGCTGGCTCTCAGGGTCAGCACCCTCAAAGAAGCAATGCCGTGCCTTCAGCACCATTGGGAGCTTGGCCGCAATGCCATTCTGGGGTAGACTCTTTCTACCGTCCACCAACTGGGTTTGCCGGACCTTTCATTACTCCAGGAGGAATCCCAGGTGTGCAAGGTCCTCCACATATGGTGGTCTATAACCACTTCGCTCCAGTGGGGCAGTTTGGTCAAATGGGCCTTGGTTTCATGGGAGCCACGTATATCCCTGGTGACAAGCAGCCTGATTGGAAGCAAAACCAAGGAACACCTGTTGTTGGTGTAAGCCAGAGTGATCCAAACAACCAAAATATGGTGTCTGGTCAAGTCAACCCTCCCAGTGTTCCTACTCCAGTGCAGCATCTACGCCCAACTTCTATCATGCCAATCCCATCTCCACTGACCATGTTTGACATTGCTCCTTTCCAG GCGTCCACAGACATACAGATGCAAACATGTTGGCCACATATGCCTGTACCGCCTCTACACTCTGTTCCATTATCAGTGCCACTTCAGCAGCATCCAGTAGAGGGTACAGCCGCACAGCAGTTTGTTCATACTGTTCCAGTAGACAACAAGGCTAGTACAAATAACCGATTCCAGGAGCCCTCTGCTTCTACCGCGCCATCAGATGGCAGCAAGACCTTCCCAAATGCAGCTGCTGCTCAGTTCACAGATGGGTTGGGTCTTGTCGAACAACCAACCTCCAGTAATTCAAGCTCCCAAACTGTTCAGCCTTCTTCATTTGGCCAGGCAGGCGTGATCAGCAATGAAGTCTCAACCAGTGCCAAAGTCATGGTTAGAGCGACCCCATTGAAAGTAAACCCTGGGACTGTAGCAGGGGTGGCTAGCAACCCCAACGGGTGCCAGGTCACCAACATGCCTTCCAAGACCCATCAATCGTCATTGTCATCAGACCAGCAGTACCATCATCCAGTTAACAATCAGGATCGCAGGGCCCGTGCGACCCAAAAGACTGGTACTAGCAACGAGTGGCAGCGGCGATCAGGATACCAGGGGAGGAATCAAGGTTCTGGTTCTGACAGGGGCCCAGGCACTGGTAGGATGAAGCAGATCTACGTCGCCAAGCCCTCAGCTACAAGTGGCCATGCCCCATCAGGCTAG